The following DNA comes from Cryptococcus deuterogattii R265 chromosome 2, complete sequence.
CCGATGGTTGATGACCTTGAGGATATTGATCTCACTCTCCAAGTTCTCAAGTAGCTTGCTGGTGAGCTTCTGGCGAGAGACGGCTTTGATTGCTATGGGAACTTTCGTCTTCTACAGACAGCGTCAGCAGTAACCCATGAACGTGCGGAATTGACAGCCACACTTACTGATCGGTAACCCTTGTACACAGTAGCAAAGCTACCACGGCCAATCTCTGCTCCTACCACATAGTTCCCTATTCTCTCCTTATGTGACCTATGATGCCcactttccttttccttgggTCCTTGCGAGTTTGAGTCGGGCATAGTTACAAAAGCTCGGTATAGTGATTTTGTTGGACAAGGGTGTTCCGGAAGGAAGATCTGAAGCAGAGAGGTGTGAGGTGGTGCGATCGCGGATAGAGAACGAGGTGATGCGATGCGATGCGTGCTTAGCTGACTGGGTGACTCAATCGATGTGGAGGTGGTCACCCGCGCGAGTCGTCTACTATGCAACGTGTAGTCCCTGGACTGTTGGAAGGATCGAAGGACGGAGAAGGCGCGCGTACGtgaatggaaaagatggatggagaCGGGAGATGGTTATGAATGGTGGTGGCGTGCGCTGTAGGTGGAGGCGGATTGACCGTGTTGGTCCCCGCCCAAGGCCGTTGTGGGAATAGCTATGTATATTTATGGTATTTCTGGTGGGGCAAACTAGCAGCTGGCCATAAAACTATTGAGAAGCACAGAAGGGAGAAGTGGATCGATGTTTATTTAGTCATAAGTActcgtccttcttgttggctGGCGGATAAATGATTGCGATTGGTGACGTGCGTTCTGCTATTCTCTCGCCACCCCCCGCACAAGTGCTCAACGACCTTGTTTATTAAGTCCGCTGTCCAATAATCAGCACTAGCAGCAGCTACCACAGAATGAATGCATTATTGCATTTCTAATGCGGATACACATATGCAAACAATACGCCAAAAGGCTGAGCGATAGGGTTATAGGTAATTATCTTATTATTACTAACCCCTTGGGAatccccaccaccatcatGTCATCGCTTGGCGGGATACGCGATCTTCCGCACTTGGAAAGGGGCTTTTGCAGATTGATTAATATGGCTTCTTTTGTCCAACCCCTTCTTGAATGCCAATTTTAGAGTACAAGAGTAAATACAAGCCAGGAACCTAGATGTGTGTATTATTCTGCCAGATCGGGGTTGACAGAAATTATGGAATTCAAAGTTGGTCATCAGTAGTCGTATCACCATCGCACCACAAATAACGCACATCTCATCATGCTATACCCAACCTTACCGCCGGTACATGAAGACAAAAAGGCCGAAATGCAAAATCTGATCCAATTAACCGCTCACTTGTGTGAATCACCTAGTCATACGCTTTAGTTCATCCTAAACTGAGAACAAACGGAAGTGAATCatctctcgcttcttctgcgcTTTAACCAGCGAAGACGGAAGGAATAATCATTCACTTGTATGGGCTGCTCTATCCTTAATGACACAGTGTCAAAGCTTCCTTACAAAAGTCTTGGTAATTAGCTACCTACAAGTCAAAATGTGAATGAACTGCTCTGGAAGGGTTGTTGCGAGCTCAAAAATGCGTTGGGAGAGTGCAACCATGCATGTGGGCCCATGATCGTGAGTCTAGATGCTTTTCTTCAGCCAGATTGAAGTTGCTGCTACAGACTTCTGAGGTATGCATGCATGTCGCTATAAGATTGGCCAGACTCGTGAGAACACTTAATGATACATGTAGGCCTGGAAGCTGTCAAAGAAGGCAGTGATGGGTACGCACGCAAGGGGTAGATGaaaagtcacgtgacttgCCGATTAATCTCCTTCGGCGAAGATGATTTCAAGAGTTACTGATTCGCTTGTCGCTGACTTTTTGACATCTTTTTTGAGACTACCCGACAAAACACTAAAGTTGGGGACAGAAAATTGGGACAGAGaatttttctctcctcctcctcctcctccttcgaCCTCCCTCTCACACAGAACCATAAGTGGTGGGATTGGAAAGACATTGCCATGAGCTCATCACTGAGAACGACGAAGCCCTGCGCTCAATGTCTGGCTGCTATTCGAGCTCGCCGCCCGGCAGAGATTGCAACTTCGATTGCCGGGCCCTCCAATTATCAAGAGCACATTGCAGGATATTCGTCTTCCAAACGAACGTCTACGAGCTCATCAAGTTTAAGGGGTAATTCCTACAAGGTACGTAACCTTCCAAAGACTGTGAAAACCACCATTTGACTGGTCTCCAGTGTCCAACTCGGCATAATATCGCAAGGAAAATACAAAACTCCCATCTTATCAATTTTAACTCTACCAGCGGTTCCGCTTCAACTTCACATGATATGACTTTTGCACCATTATTACGAAGTAATGCAACAAAAAAGCCAGCACATTCAGTTGCTGGGCCATCGAAATATCAGGCCTATGTGACAGGATACGATCCATCACGCAAAGAAAATCCAAGGTACACGCTTGAAAGCGAGTGGCTGTACCAAGTATGTATCCCAGACATTTTAAAAGAAGCCGTTTAACATGATACTCTTAGAGTCAACTTGGCCACCTCCGCCGTCCGTCTCAGCATAATAGCCTGAATAGGCTACGAAAATATCTTCACACCACAGCAACCACTGCAAACACCACGCCACGCCCTGATCCCATCCTTCAGCATCTATCTCATTTAGCAATACCTAGTTTCgaaccaccaccaccagaaACCAAAGCTTCTCCCATACCACAGCACACCTTCTCGCCCAAAGAACGTTCTGCATCTCTTTCTGCGCTTCAACGGTCAACGTCATCGCCACCCCCTCAAGATGTCAGCTCTGCTCAACTACTCCAATCCTACACCGACTTATATATGTCTTCACCCCAGTCACAGCTATTCACAGTGAGCGAAGTGCACGAGGTTTTAAAAGCGTTGAAACTATTGCAAATTCGCGAAGCAGGGGATAGACAGGTCGCAGAGGAACAGATTGAGCCTTTGGTAGAAGAAATCAAAGCTCTTGTAGGGGGCGAAGAGAAAGCGTCACGAGGGTTGGAATTACTAGTTTTATcttcaaaaacaaaacacaATCGTCGAATCAAGACTAAAAATCTCGTCGATGCCGAAAAGACCTTTcgttctctcttccccaaaTTGccatcagaagaagacgttgGTGCGAGACATCGGTACAAGGCAGCATTGAATCATCTAATATACCTGTGTGCTCTTGCGGGCCAGGGAGAAAGACTGGAAAATTGGTGGAACCGTATTGAGTGGGAGGGGCTCAAAGCGGATGGGCGGACATGGCTATCACGCATGATACTGCTCGACAGGACTGgaaagggggaagaagtcaaTGGGATCTTGGGAAAGGTATTAGAAAACTATGATGACGGGGATGTAACGAAAGAGGACGTGTCGATATTGGTCAATTACGCAATGGTAGTCTACGCAAAATTGGGACGATGGGACATTGTCTCTGAAGTGTACGGTCAACTTCGCCCTACAGACCTTCACGACCTCTCTATCATCcgctcctctcttcctAATCCATCGTACTTTGACGGCACCCATCCCCatgctcatcttccactcccACCTTTCTCCGTTCCTCTAACTCGCCGGTCGTATtcacctctcctcctctccttgtccGTCCAAGGCCATCTCCCCGCAGCGCTTACGATCTTCAAACACATCTTCGAAGACGGATATACCCCTTCTGTCGATGACTACACAGCACTCTTCAAAGGGTTTGTCAAATATGGCGTTACCCCTGTAGTAGACGCTATGAGTTTTGGGAACGTGGGACAAATGAGTGAGGCCGGAAAAATGCTGGGAGTTGTCAGTACGTCAGGTGGGGGTGAATTGGGTGATTTGGGAGGGAGCTTTGAAAAGCGTATGAGTGGGATCTGGGAGAGAGGTGCCATGTTTGCTGAACCATTTCAGTATTCAGCTGAgaaatggcaagaaggCAATGGAGAATGGACTTTGGAGGCTTTACAAGATATATTTGAATCCTTCCTTACTCTTCGTCCGCTCTTACCGTCTTTTAGTCCCTCAACATTTTCTCATCCCCAGGCTGAACTCAATTTGAAACCTGAAGTGATTATGTTACAAACTGAGAAGCAGGCAAGGCTTTATGCTAAAGCGCCGGGAAGAAAAGCAGTGTGGACAGTCCTCAAGGCTTTTGGGAGGGTAACCcatggtgatgaggaggttCTGAGACaggtttggaagaggatggaaacGAAGTTTGGGCcagagaatgaagagggatggaaagggtggAGAATCGATAAGAGATTAGGCTGGTTCAAGAAAGCCCTGTTCGGGGAGGAATAGGGATGTAATTATTTATACCAAGCATAAACAATACCCTGTATCAGAAGAATGCATAGGATGCATATATAGTGTCACTATGGCTAAATCtctacatcctcatcatcgtacGCCTCCTTGATCAAGCGGTAGATGTAAGATGGTGGATGGTCGCCCCTACAGACCCAATTAGCCATGGCTTCTCCCATCCAAAAACACACTTACTCATTTGTCACAAATAGATTTACTAATTCAGGCCGGATATAGTCGTAGTAAGGATCCACAACCTCGACCCCCTCCacaccacctcctccgcccttcccGAGCTCCCCGATCACAGCGCCAGGTCCCTGGAAATCCACCGCTCCATACTCATGGTACAAATTCCACGCGGGCGCGAATTTGAATTGACCGGTAGTGACGACCACAGGTTTGGAATGTGTCTTCGCTGCGAGGGCACAAGCAAGGGATCCGGAGAGCGCGAACAAACCGCCATTGGCAAGGACAGAGTGAGCACCGAGGATAACTTTTGTGACTcgcggaagaagggcgtggatggaggaatcggggatgaggagggtaGGGATGCcggagggagagagagaagaggcaagTGAGTGACCGAGATAGGATGGAGCGGATTCGGCAATGATGACGGTAAATTTACGGTCTTTGTAGGCTTGTTTGAGGAAAGCTTCGACTGTTCTGGAATGACCCATCGTCAAGATGATCTCGCTACCTTGTGTTAGCGGTCCAGGTGCGAGCAAAGTAATTGCATAATACTTACGAAGAGTGAATGTGCTCTCTTGCGCCTTTGGCAACATCCTCATGCGTCGTCTCCAACTCACCAACAACTTCCTCAATCGCCTGAATCAACAAGGGTTTAAGCTTAGCGCTATGCTTCATGAACTCATCACTATCCACACCGGCCCCCGGTGTCGACACTCCAGGAGAACCTCTGCCATGCCCATTCCCAGGAGGGGTCGTAAACAAATTCGCCGTAATCGCCGAGTAtccttctgctcctcctccactaAGGGCACCACTCCTTTCCATCTGAGCCCGAGAGTGTCGCATGGCCACAAAGTTTGAAAGTGAAGTCTGGCGGGACATTTGAATATGTGTAGGGAAGTACTGAGCGTCAGCTGCGGCAGATTGGGCGGCAGAAAGGTAGTGGTCTAAAGGTGCGTTGAGGCCTGGTGTGCTGGGACCAATaagaggagtggaagggatggagCTGGGGGCGGATGAGACATGGGCTGCGGCAGCGGCCCGGTATTCTTCCCGGATAAGACGGAGGATTCGACGAATGATATTGGAGGCGGCAAGTTCTACGAGACAGATGAGATAAGCTTCAATAGACGTAAGAGGTACACATACCTTTCGGGTTGGCCTCAGTGAGCTTTCGCCCAACAGCTTTGATCAAAGCCAATAATTCGTCGATCGTATTATACTTCGCACTCCTGACAATGCTCTGGATGAGAGCGGCTGTCGCGAGAGCCACATTTAAGGATCCAACAATTTGTCTTGAACCGACATATAAGCATCGGAGACGTACACATGAACTATTACTCACCGTCTCCGAAGACTGGTACAAAGAGTATCAGTCAATCGAGCGTTTGGGTCAGCAGATTTTTGCGTTTGCTGCGAGAATGTCAGCCACATGAAGGAAGCTTTTGTTTTTTCCTTATTTGCCTGCTCACAGGGGGGGATTCAACGGCCATTTTCCTGCTCTTGGGTCGTGGATTCACGTAACTAGAAGGCGATAATAGTGGACTTGTCAGGAAACGAACGAATTAAAGGAAACGAAATCGCGGACCAAACGTCTCTTTTCGAACGAGTCAAAGTCACGTGATTCCACGGTAAACAGGTGGGCGGTTAACGAGCGAAGAAGTGACGACGAGGGCAAGTAATGACGGCGAGAACGACGAGGCAGATGGGTTGTACATCACATCTGTATCCGATATTCAATCTCTATAATAACTATTTAGGCAAACACTAAGATGCTCTCGACATCAGATATCGGTACGTCCGCCGCGGACCTCAAACCATCGCTTTGAAAGCTCACGCGCACCTTCTGATCCCAGGCCCTATATCCCAGCAGTatgctgccgctgctaCAGTTCCGTTAATCAAATCTCCCTCATTATGGCTTCCTCAACCTGTAAGCCAGACCTTCGCTTGCTGACATGCAGAATGCTGTATACTCATGAAAAATGTTTGGAAAAGGTCGAGTTGCCAAATGAAATACATCCGTTACCAGAAGACATCACTGCCTATGTAAGTGTACCGCTGGTGATTTATATTTAACGTCCCATAAACGCCCCTTCATTTGAAGGATTTCTGGATGGATTCGCAAACTTACCTGCCTTGGTAGTTCGTGTACCCTTTCACACTTGAGGAACATGTCCTCTCGAtacatccttctccacatGAAGCCATTGCTTTGAAACGAGCCAAATGTGCCGAGATCCTAcacagaagagaagaagcggaggaaCAGAAAGAGTGGGTTCTAGCCAATTCCTTTCATCTGTCCTTCAAGACGGAGCATTCCTGCCTTGTCCACAGAATTCATCCCATGCTGATTGATCAACCTTCCCATTAGGCGGGATAACCTCAAACGGATTGCACCAGGGTACAACCCATCATCTGTGCTCGTGCCGATATCAGCCTCCCACACACCGACTTCCTCCATATCTCAGCGTCTAGCTCCACCTGTTGATGCAAATGGCGGAGCACAGTCAGTGACGAGCCCCAGAAGTAGTGATACACATACGCAAGCCCAGGCAGCGACTGATCCAATGGACGATTTGGTGGcgaagctggaagagatggagtcAAAGCGGTGATCAGTGAGGTAGTTCAGTGGATCTCGCATGACTTGTTGCTTGTTACTCGAAGCAATGTATCAGAAATTGTACTTACACTCTCAATACGGTTGTAACATGCATATTGCACATCAGCGTTCCTTAAGCATCAGTCCTTTGTACATTCTGCATTTTCTCATGCCACTGAACAATCGATGCTGCTGTTCAGCCCATTGTACTACTCTCTCTACAATGCATAGTCAGGCCAGCGTAATGAGCTGAAACAGCGTGATGAGTTAAAACAGCGTAATGAGCTGAAACGTAAGCGTAAGTCGCAAGCCACCATGGTTCAAGCATAACGGATATAAGCGGTGCCTATTTCAGTAGTCATCGGTTGCGGGCCGGGCATGTTTGGACGACCGCCGGGCGCCAAGAATATGCCAAGATGATGTGCCCGGCGTTTGTTGAATTTACTGATGCTTTTTCGCTCGCGTAGCGGCTCTAATTACCTCCTTTCCAGCGCGTTGCACCGCTCTCTGTATAGTGGTCAAGTCAGCATAATGAACTATCCAAGGCGCAAGCCATGGTTCAAGCGTAATGGTTATAAGCGGCGCCTATTA
Coding sequences within:
- a CDS encoding translation initiation factor eIF-2B subunit beta, which encodes MAVESPPQTQKSADPNARLTDTLCTSLRRRQIVGSLNVALATAALIQSIVRSAKYNTIDELLALIKAVGRKLTEANPKELAASNIIRRILRLIREEYRAAAAAHVSSAPSSIPSTPLIGPSTPGLNAPLDHYLSAAQSAAADAQYFPTHIQMSRQTSLSNFVAMRHSRAQMERSGALSGGGAEGYSAITANLFTTPPGNGHGRGSPGVSTPGAGVDSDEFMKHSAKLKPLLIQAIEEVVGELETTHEDVAKGAREHIHSSEIILTMGHSRTVEAFLKQAYKDRKFTVIIAESAPSYLGHSLASSLSPSGIPTLLIPDSSIHALLPRVTKVILGAHSVLANGGLFALSGSLACALAAKTHSKPVVVTTGQFKFAPAWNLYHEYGAVDFQGPGAVIGELGKGGGGGVEGVEVVDPYYDYIRPELVNLFVTNEGDHPPSYIYRLIKEAYDDEDVEI